The genomic interval CGGTCGCGGCTTCGAACCCGGCTCGAAGCGCGGCGCCCTTTCCCTTCCCAAGCTGTTGGACGACGCGAATGTTCGGGACCAGGATGCGCGCAACGTCGACCGTTCGATCGGTCGATTGCCCGTCCACGAGGATGACCTCATGGACCCACGTGGGAATCTTGGGCAAGACAAAGGGCAAATTGGCTTCTTCGTTGAGCGCCGGAATGACGACGCTGACACGACAGCTCACGGCGTTCTCCTCGCCACAGCAAAGGGCGCTGTTGTCGGTTTGTCGCTCGAAGCGGGTTGACACTTCCTGCATAGTTGGATCGTCCAGATGTCCTCGGTGCGCTGTTGTGCAGAAACTCTGACAATGCGCGCGGACTGCGGTCTCTCTGAGGCAGGAATGCGTGCCAAGATGCTTCGTGAGCTGCTGTCAACGGTCGACGTGACATTCGGCGAATATAATGACAGCGGCTCGCGGGACATCCCCTGCCCCAAAAGCCCGGGCCCCGGGGGGAGTAGCAGTCAACCCGGGGCTCAGCTTTTTCCCGCTTCCGCACTCAGTTCGTGTGCGATCGGTCTAACGGACCTTTCACCTCCAGTTACGTCCGATGACGAATTCGTCGGTCAAATACGCGAGAACTTGCAACAGTGTTTCTGTATCCCTGTACAAGTCATGGTCAAAAGGATAACCGACTACGAGCACGGTTACACCAATAATGATGGTTAACAGTCCGTGACAGACTGATGAATGCGCTGAAAATGCCGCGCAACATCCCTCGAACAAGCGCGCTGGGTCCGCGTTCTCGTCGGCCAGCGGCAGCGTTGGAGAGCGCGCGCCGCGGGTCGCTGCGCGGCCGCCGGGCGAGTACGCAGGTCGAGACGCCGAAGCGACGAAGCACCGGGACCCTCTCGATGGTCGGGAGCGCTCGCTGGTAGGCGCGGATCACGCGCTTCGGAAGCCACGCGTAAACCTCGAAGACGGGAAAGACGGAGCTGGTGGAAATGATTTCGAAACCCGCCGCGGAAACAAGGTTGCGTAGCTCGCCGGGCCAGTAGTTCCGCGCGTGCATGAACGGGCGGACGAGTTTCATCGGAACCCATGGCACAATGGGGACCGGGAATCCAAGCTCCCAGCCTCCCAGCCGCATGCCGTGCCCCTCGAACGGGAACCATCGGTTGGGCGACATGAGCGCGAGTACGCCGCCCGGCCGCAGGACGCGACGAATCTCCGCGAGCGTCCGCGATTCGTCCGCGACGTGTTCGAAGACTTCGTTGAGAAATACGCCATCGAACGATTCATCCGCGAATGGGAGCTCCTCCGCGGAGGCGCAACAGTAGGTCGGCCGAACCATCGCCGGCGACCCCATCGCGCGCGCGCTTGACACGCGCGTCGTTTCCACGTCGATCCCCACAACCCGCTCTGCGCCCATGCGCGCAAGCGCTCGGCTGTAGCCGCCTTCCGCGCAGCCGCAATCGAGCCAGACGCCTCCCAACACGCCGTGGCGCGCGAGCTTGCCGAGTCGGTACGTCACGTTGGTCCCGACCGCCGTGGAAAGACCCGGCGCCAGGTGACCGGGCCGGCGGGAGGGCGCTTGCTCCCCAGCCTGCCCGCGACCTTCGCCGCTGTGACCTGACGTCGAGCGCAGAGTCGCCACGGTCATGGTGTGGGACTCGGTCTTCTCGTCCGTGTGGGCCGCTGCGTGGGCGTCGGCGTTGGCGTCGCGGGCAGAGTCGGGGTCAGCTGCGTCGGAGTGGGAGGAGCAACGGCGACGGTTTGCGTCGGGGTGGCCGTTGGCGTGGCCAGGATTTGGGTCCGAGTGGTCGCGGAAGTGGGCGTGGTGGAGCTGCACCCGACGCGAGCGTCGGCCCAGTCGCCGTGGTCGTAGGCGGCGCCGTCCCCCGCGTCGGTGACGAGCAGGCGCAGCTCGTTGACGCCGGCGATGGAGAGGCTCACGGTCTTGGTAGCGGTGGAGC from Chloroflexota bacterium carries:
- a CDS encoding class I SAM-dependent methyltransferase encodes the protein MTVATLRSTSGHSGEGRGQAGEQAPSRRPGHLAPGLSTAVGTNVTYRLGKLARHGVLGGVWLDCGCAEGGYSRALARMGAERVVGIDVETTRVSSARAMGSPAMVRPTYCCASAEELPFADESFDGVFLNEVFEHVADESRTLAEIRRVLRPGGVLALMSPNRWFPFEGHGMRLGGWELGFPVPIVPWVPMKLVRPFMHARNYWPGELRNLVSAAGFEIISTSSVFPVFEVYAWLPKRVIRAYQRALPTIERVPVLRRFGVSTCVLARRPRSDPRRALSNAAAGRRERGPSALVRGMLRGIFSAFISLSRTVNHHYWCNRARSRLSF